A genomic region of Xanthomonas campestris pv. phormiicola contains the following coding sequences:
- a CDS encoding co-chaperone GroES: MSIKPLHDRVVVKPIEADEISAGGIVIPDSAKEKSTKGEIVAIGSGKPLDNGSVRAPAVKVGDKVIYGQYAGSSYKAEGVEYKVLREDDILAIVG, from the coding sequence ATGAGCATCAAGCCGCTTCACGACCGCGTCGTAGTCAAGCCGATCGAAGCCGACGAAATTTCCGCCGGCGGCATCGTGATCCCGGATTCGGCCAAGGAAAAGTCCACCAAGGGCGAGATCGTGGCCATCGGCAGCGGCAAGCCGCTGGACAACGGCAGCGTCCGCGCCCCGGCGGTCAAGGTCGGCGACAAGGTCATCTACGGCCAGTACGCCGGCTCCAGCTACAAGGCCGAAGGCGTCGAGTACAAGGTGCTGCGCGAAGACGACATCCTCGCCATCGTCGGTTGA
- a CDS encoding putative DNA binding domain-containing protein produces the protein MNNPRELGDLLEQIRLGEDSQLEFKRVVVEAGKVKGPNADSLCQEIAAFANAIGGRLILGVDDKTREVVGIPLDQLDAVSIWVENCVRDRIKPEPAVYLRRRFVPDRAGTEHAVLVIDVPRSLYVHLAPGGYYRRQGSSKHELPPNELLRLMQSRQRAGTLGFDEMPVLGCTRSNFDAALYGRFLGATDEPEELRLRKLKLLVPGEPGEEWASVAGVLMATATPSNWLPQAYVQCVHYAGTEKTAQEQLDAQDIQGPLDQQIRQAAAFVLRGMRTAARKQLGRIDVPQFDPEAVFEAVANAGAHRDYSISGAPVQVHLFADRLEITSPGALPNSQSVESIALRTATRNELLTNLLARCPVDMEGVGRSRVMEKRGEGVPQILVRSERLSGRRPHFELLGENAVRVTLYAADPETSPLTRGFLDGLDYPPPQRIRNED, from the coding sequence ATGAATAATCCACGTGAACTCGGCGATTTGCTGGAGCAGATCCGCCTGGGCGAGGACTCGCAGCTGGAATTCAAGCGCGTCGTGGTCGAGGCCGGTAAGGTCAAGGGACCGAATGCGGATAGCCTGTGCCAGGAAATCGCCGCATTTGCCAACGCCATCGGCGGGCGCCTGATCCTGGGGGTGGATGACAAGACCCGTGAGGTGGTTGGCATTCCGTTGGACCAGTTGGACGCGGTCAGCATCTGGGTCGAAAACTGCGTGCGCGATCGCATCAAGCCCGAACCGGCGGTCTACCTGCGGCGGCGGTTTGTCCCGGATCGGGCCGGCACCGAACACGCCGTGCTGGTGATCGACGTCCCGCGCTCGCTCTATGTCCATCTTGCCCCAGGTGGATACTACCGCCGCCAAGGCAGCTCCAAGCACGAATTGCCGCCGAACGAACTGCTGCGCCTGATGCAGTCGCGGCAGCGCGCCGGCACCCTGGGCTTCGACGAAATGCCCGTGCTGGGCTGTACGCGGTCGAATTTCGATGCTGCGCTGTACGGCCGCTTTCTCGGAGCGACTGATGAACCCGAGGAACTACGCCTGCGCAAGCTGAAACTGCTGGTTCCAGGGGAACCTGGCGAGGAATGGGCCAGTGTCGCTGGCGTGTTGATGGCGACGGCCACGCCAAGCAATTGGTTGCCGCAGGCCTATGTCCAGTGCGTGCACTATGCCGGCACCGAGAAGACCGCCCAGGAGCAACTGGATGCGCAGGATATCCAGGGGCCGTTAGATCAGCAGATTCGGCAGGCAGCCGCCTTCGTGCTGCGTGGCATGCGCACGGCGGCGCGCAAGCAGTTGGGCCGGATCGACGTGCCGCAGTTCGATCCGGAGGCCGTGTTCGAAGCCGTCGCCAACGCCGGCGCGCATCGCGACTACTCGATCAGCGGGGCGCCGGTGCAGGTGCATCTGTTCGCCGACCGTCTGGAAATCACCTCGCCCGGCGCCTTGCCCAACTCCCAGTCGGTGGAGTCGATCGCCCTGCGTACCGCTACCCGCAACGAGCTGCTGACCAATCTGCTTGCGCGCTGTCCGGTCGACATGGAGGGCGTCGGCCGCAGCCGCGTGATGGAAAAGCGCGGCGAAGGCGTGCCACAGATCCTGGTGCGCAGCGAGCGCTTGTCGGGGCGGAGGCCCCACTTCGAGCTGCTGGGTGAAAACGCCGTGCGTGTGACTTTGTATGCCGCCGATCCGGAGACGAGTCCGCTCACCCGCGGGTTTCTCGATGGACTGGACTACCCGCCGCCGCAACGTATTCGAAACGAAGACTGA
- the groL gene encoding chaperonin GroEL (60 kDa chaperone family; promotes refolding of misfolded polypeptides especially under stressful conditions; forms two stacked rings of heptamers to form a barrel-shaped 14mer; ends can be capped by GroES; misfolded proteins enter the barrel where they are refolded when GroES binds), translating into MAAKDIRFGEDARSRMVRGVNILANAVKATLGPKGRNVVLEKSFGAPTITKDGVSVAKEIELADKFENMGAQMVKEVASKTSDNAGDGTTTATVLAQALIREGSKAVAAGMNPMDLKRGIDQAVKAAVAELKKISKPTADDKAIAQVGTISANSDESIGNIIADAMKKVGKEGVITVEEGSGLDNELDVVEGMQFDRGYLSPYFINNQQSQSADLDDPFILLHDKKISNVRDLLPVLEGVAKSGKPLLIVAEEVEGEALATLVVNTIRGIVKVVAVKAPGFGDRRKAMLEDMATLTGGTVISEEVGLALEKATIKDLGRAKKVQVSKENTTIIDGAGDSSAIESRIKQIKAQIEETSSDYDREKLQERVAKLAGGVAVIKVGASTEIEMKEKKARVEDALHATRAAVEEGVVPGGGVALVRALTAIGELKGANEDQTHGIQIALRAMEAPLREIVTNAGEEPSVILNRVKEGTGNFGYNAANGEFGDMVEFGILDPTKVTRSALQNAASIAGLMITTEAMVAEAPKKDEPAGGAGGMGGGMGGMGGMDF; encoded by the coding sequence ATGGCTGCCAAAGATATCCGTTTCGGTGAAGACGCTCGTTCGCGCATGGTGCGCGGCGTCAACATTCTCGCCAATGCCGTCAAGGCCACCCTGGGCCCGAAGGGCCGCAACGTCGTGCTCGAGAAGAGCTTCGGCGCCCCGACCATCACCAAGGACGGCGTCTCCGTCGCCAAGGAAATCGAACTGGCCGACAAGTTCGAGAACATGGGCGCGCAGATGGTGAAGGAAGTCGCGTCCAAGACCTCCGACAACGCCGGCGACGGCACCACCACCGCCACCGTGCTGGCGCAGGCGCTGATCCGCGAAGGTTCCAAGGCGGTCGCCGCCGGCATGAACCCGATGGACCTCAAGCGCGGCATCGACCAGGCCGTCAAGGCCGCCGTGGCCGAGCTGAAGAAGATCAGCAAGCCCACCGCCGACGACAAGGCGATCGCCCAGGTCGGCACCATCTCGGCCAACTCCGACGAGTCGATCGGCAACATCATCGCCGACGCGATGAAGAAGGTCGGCAAGGAAGGCGTGATCACCGTTGAAGAAGGCTCGGGCCTGGACAACGAGCTGGACGTGGTCGAGGGCATGCAGTTCGACCGCGGCTACCTGTCGCCGTACTTCATCAACAACCAGCAGAGCCAGTCGGCCGACCTGGACGACCCGTTCATCCTGCTGCACGACAAGAAGATCTCCAACGTGCGCGACCTGCTGCCGGTGCTGGAAGGCGTGGCCAAGTCGGGCAAGCCGCTGCTGATCGTGGCTGAGGAAGTCGAAGGCGAAGCGCTGGCGACCCTGGTGGTCAACACCATCCGCGGCATCGTCAAGGTCGTCGCGGTCAAGGCGCCGGGCTTCGGCGATCGTCGCAAGGCGATGCTGGAAGACATGGCCACCCTGACCGGCGGCACCGTGATCTCCGAGGAAGTGGGCCTGGCGCTGGAGAAGGCGACCATCAAGGACCTGGGCCGCGCCAAGAAGGTGCAGGTCTCCAAGGAGAACACCACCATCATCGACGGCGCTGGCGACAGCTCGGCGATCGAGTCGCGCATCAAGCAGATCAAGGCGCAGATCGAAGAGACCTCGTCGGACTACGACCGCGAGAAGCTGCAGGAGCGCGTGGCCAAGCTGGCCGGCGGCGTGGCGGTGATCAAGGTCGGCGCTTCGACCGAGATCGAGATGAAGGAAAAGAAGGCGCGCGTCGAAGACGCCCTGCACGCGACCCGTGCGGCCGTGGAAGAAGGCGTGGTCCCGGGCGGCGGTGTGGCCCTGGTGCGCGCGCTGACCGCGATCGGCGAGCTGAAGGGTGCCAACGAAGATCAGACCCACGGCATCCAGATCGCGCTGCGCGCGATGGAAGCGCCGCTGCGCGAGATCGTCACCAACGCCGGTGAAGAGCCGTCGGTGATCCTGAACCGGGTCAAGGAAGGCACCGGCAACTTCGGCTACAACGCCGCCAACGGCGAGTTCGGCGACATGGTCGAGTTCGGCATCCTGGATCCGACCAAGGTGACCCGTTCGGCGCTGCAGAACGCCGCGTCGATCGCCGGCCTGATGATCACCACCGAAGCGATGGTGGCCGAAGCGCCGAAGAAGGACGAGCCGGCCGGCGGCGCCGGTGGCATGGGCGGCGGCATGGGCGGCATGGGCGGCATGGATTTCTGA
- a CDS encoding DEAD/DEAH box helicase, with product MSSLPGPLIANAYQSDDAGAPRYSHHQGKFFAHWLTLRSRDESAVARALSAARVDMNPHQVDAALFALKSPVEAGVLLADEVGLGKTIEAGLVLAQHWAQKRRRLLLIVPATLRKQWTQELEDKFQLPTFIVESKSFNELRRAGSSNPFEVDGAIVVTSYEFAASKQKELAAVGWDLVVLDEAHKLRNLYKGKTASKRAVALNDALRGRRKVLLTATPFQNSLMELYGLISFISDEFFGSQQAFQMQYASGRSSEARLNDLRHRLKPICHRTLRRQVQAEGGINFTKRFSITQDFTPSNEELELYNKVSAYLQDPSILAIKPTARHLVTLVVRKILASSSFAIADTLDTIIARLEANQVLTARLIKDFDTVDELSDELDSDGLDQDASESDSAGLHAELLCRAQEIERLGGYRDLARRIQANRKGDALLLVLERALAMAERLGGRRKAVIFTESRRTQEYLRELLEAHGYAGRTVLLNGSNDDADSKAVYAAWLERHAGSALVSGSKTADMKAAVVEAFRTERDILITTEAGGEGINLQFCSLLVNYDLPWNPQRVEQRIGRVHRYGQQSDVVVVNFVNRKNRADELVYELLDKKFKLFDGVFGASDEILGAIESGVDIEQRILRIYQECRDTAQIEAEFAALQAELDESIGRREESARRTLLEHFDEDVVRNLRSRRAGMLHKINHYESQFLRLIAAERPQAMISDKLVQLEEGRYAVSWPPAQQADAGLLRPDQGLGAELCEQAANRPTPPGTLYFDYAAVDAQRADVREWLGSGGQMRVAMVTIQTAEETLEELVCSALCSDGRVLPDDTAARLLEVPARFVPRHRVAEGSPHPAFDTAVERVLAHAGKRNEEWFLQESERLDRWAEDQRLLLQQRIDAFDLQIRDAKRLLRQLETLEEKAQLKREIKRIEQQRDDAMLDFFESRKRIERGQDAMLERVEAALRMQHTVSPLFDVEWVLECLDR from the coding sequence ATGTCTTCCCTGCCAGGGCCATTGATCGCAAATGCCTACCAAAGCGACGACGCAGGGGCGCCCCGCTACTCGCACCATCAGGGAAAGTTTTTCGCGCACTGGCTGACCCTTCGTAGCCGCGATGAATCGGCGGTAGCCCGCGCATTGTCCGCTGCGCGTGTGGACATGAACCCGCATCAGGTCGATGCGGCACTGTTCGCACTCAAGTCGCCCGTTGAGGCTGGCGTGTTGTTGGCCGATGAGGTGGGGCTCGGCAAGACGATTGAAGCCGGTTTGGTGTTGGCCCAGCATTGGGCACAGAAGCGTCGTCGCTTGCTCTTGATTGTTCCCGCAACCCTGCGCAAGCAGTGGACGCAAGAGTTGGAGGATAAGTTCCAGCTGCCTACCTTCATTGTCGAAAGCAAGTCTTTCAACGAGTTGCGTCGAGCTGGGTCAAGCAATCCTTTCGAGGTCGATGGGGCAATCGTTGTCACCTCTTACGAATTTGCGGCAAGCAAACAGAAGGAGCTGGCGGCAGTCGGATGGGATCTGGTGGTCCTGGACGAAGCCCACAAGCTGCGTAATCTCTACAAGGGAAAGACTGCATCGAAGCGTGCCGTTGCCTTGAATGATGCCCTGCGGGGACGGCGCAAGGTACTGCTCACTGCGACGCCATTCCAGAATTCGTTGATGGAGCTTTATGGGCTGATTTCATTCATCAGCGACGAGTTCTTCGGCAGCCAGCAGGCCTTCCAGATGCAGTACGCTTCAGGGCGGAGCTCCGAAGCGCGGCTCAACGACCTGCGCCACCGCTTGAAGCCGATCTGTCACCGTACATTGCGTCGCCAGGTACAGGCTGAGGGCGGGATCAACTTCACCAAGCGTTTTTCCATCACTCAGGACTTCACGCCTTCCAATGAGGAGCTGGAGTTGTACAACAAGGTGTCCGCGTATCTTCAGGACCCCTCCATCCTCGCGATCAAGCCCACTGCTCGCCACCTGGTGACGCTGGTGGTGCGCAAGATTTTGGCGTCCTCGAGTTTCGCCATTGCGGATACGCTCGATACAATCATTGCCCGGCTTGAGGCAAACCAGGTGCTTACCGCCAGGTTGATCAAGGATTTCGATACGGTTGACGAGCTTAGCGACGAGTTGGATTCCGATGGGTTGGACCAAGATGCGAGCGAGTCGGATAGCGCAGGCTTGCATGCTGAGCTGCTCTGTCGTGCCCAGGAAATCGAACGCCTGGGGGGCTACCGTGATCTGGCCAGGCGTATCCAGGCAAATCGCAAGGGCGATGCATTGTTGCTTGTGCTCGAACGCGCACTCGCCATGGCCGAAAGGCTGGGCGGACGGCGCAAGGCGGTGATCTTTACCGAATCGCGGCGTACTCAGGAGTATCTGCGCGAGCTGCTCGAAGCCCATGGTTATGCTGGGCGTACGGTGCTGTTGAATGGCAGCAACGACGATGCCGATTCCAAGGCGGTATATGCTGCGTGGCTTGAGCGCCACGCCGGCTCCGCGCTGGTATCTGGCTCCAAGACCGCCGACATGAAGGCCGCGGTCGTCGAGGCATTCCGCACCGAGCGCGACATCCTGATCACCACCGAAGCGGGCGGCGAAGGCATCAATCTGCAGTTCTGTTCGCTGCTGGTCAACTACGACTTGCCCTGGAACCCGCAGCGTGTCGAGCAGCGCATCGGTCGCGTGCATCGCTACGGACAGCAGAGCGACGTGGTCGTGGTGAACTTCGTCAATCGCAAGAATCGTGCGGACGAGTTGGTCTACGAACTGCTTGATAAGAAGTTCAAGCTGTTCGATGGCGTGTTCGGTGCCAGTGACGAGATTCTGGGCGCGATCGAATCCGGCGTTGACATCGAGCAGCGCATTCTGCGCATCTACCAGGAGTGCCGCGACACGGCCCAGATCGAGGCCGAATTCGCCGCGTTGCAGGCGGAACTGGACGAGAGCATCGGCCGCCGCGAGGAAAGCGCGCGGCGTACGCTGCTGGAGCATTTCGACGAAGATGTGGTACGCAATCTGCGCTCGCGCCGCGCCGGCATGCTGCACAAGATCAACCACTACGAAAGCCAGTTCCTGCGCCTGATTGCGGCAGAGCGCCCGCAGGCGATGATCAGCGACAAGCTGGTACAGCTGGAAGAAGGGCGTTATGCGGTCAGTTGGCCACCGGCACAGCAGGCCGACGCGGGTCTGTTGCGCCCGGATCAGGGGCTGGGTGCGGAACTCTGTGAGCAAGCGGCCAACCGCCCAACGCCTCCAGGCACCCTCTACTTCGACTATGCAGCCGTGGACGCGCAGCGCGCTGACGTACGCGAGTGGCTGGGGAGCGGTGGGCAGATGCGCGTGGCGATGGTGACCATCCAGACCGCCGAGGAAACGCTCGAGGAGCTGGTCTGCAGCGCGCTGTGCTCGGACGGGCGCGTGCTGCCGGACGATACCGCCGCCAGGCTGCTGGAGGTGCCCGCGCGCTTCGTGCCGCGTCATCGCGTTGCCGAAGGCAGCCCTCATCCCGCGTTCGATACCGCGGTGGAGCGCGTGCTGGCCCATGCGGGCAAGCGCAACGAGGAGTGGTTCCTGCAGGAGTCCGAGCGTCTGGACCGCTGGGCCGAAGACCAGCGCCTGCTGTTGCAGCAGCGCATCGACGCGTTCGACCTGCAGATCCGCGATGCCAAGCGCCTGTTGCGCCAGTTGGAAACGTTGGAAGAGAAGGCCCAGCTCAAGCGCGAGATCAAGCGTATCGAACAGCAGCGCGACGATGCGATGCTGGACTTCTTCGAAAGCAGGAAGCGCATCGAGCGCGGCCAGGACGCGATGCTTGAACGGGTCGAGGCCGCGCTGCGCATGCAGCACACGGTGAGCCCTTTATTTGATGTGGAGTGGGTTCTGGAGTGTCTCGATCGATGA
- a CDS encoding site-specific DNA-methyltransferase, which produces MSRKQKLELTWVGKDERPCLEPRILLEDPALSYHAAHRVGDADRFDNLLIQGDNLLALKALEQEFRGQVKCIYIDPPFNTGEAFDHYDDALEHSLWLSMMRNRIEILRQLLAPDGTIFIHIDDNEFAYLVVMCDEIFGRKNRINIVTFKQSSASGPKSINPGLVTTSNYLVLYAKDKSCWRPNRVYQAVPRDVRYSSYIENFEEHFSRWRLCTLRDAFARNHGGSWADVRMKLGERVESELTRFVLDNSERVVQPALIREKDVNADAREALSASRDNPGEVFCSVRDGKEDFFFLAGKQLLFYKNKVRLVSGERTSALAASNIWDDLLSNNVHQEGFVSFPKGKKPEALLERVLSFSSNPGDLVLDSFAGSGTTGAVAHKMGRRWIMVELGEHCHTHIVPRLRKVIDGDDPGGVSAATGWKGGGGFRYYRLAPSLLCEDAFGNRVINPEYRPEMLAEAVCKLMGYTYAPSEQHYWQHGRASEQDFLYVTTASLSHAQLRALSEEVGLERTLLVCCKAFRATADAFDNLTIQKIPQTVLDRCEWGRDDYSLRIADLQPMPEQEVVPPRARGRRAASPSAVGHSDLFGDDDA; this is translated from the coding sequence ATGAGCCGCAAGCAGAAACTGGAGCTGACCTGGGTCGGCAAGGACGAGCGCCCGTGCCTGGAGCCACGCATCCTGCTGGAAGATCCGGCGCTGTCCTACCATGCCGCGCATCGCGTCGGCGACGCCGATCGTTTCGACAACCTGCTGATCCAGGGCGACAACTTGCTGGCGCTCAAGGCGCTGGAACAGGAGTTTCGGGGGCAGGTGAAGTGCATCTATATCGATCCACCCTTCAATACTGGAGAGGCTTTCGATCATTACGACGATGCCCTTGAGCACTCGTTGTGGTTGTCAATGATGAGAAATCGTATCGAAATTCTGCGGCAGTTGCTTGCGCCAGATGGGACTATTTTCATTCATATTGATGATAATGAGTTTGCATACTTGGTCGTCATGTGTGACGAAATCTTCGGGCGAAAAAATAGAATAAATATAGTTACATTTAAGCAAAGTTCTGCTTCTGGTCCAAAATCCATCAATCCCGGTTTAGTCACAACTTCCAATTACCTTGTATTATATGCTAAGGACAAAAGCTGCTGGCGCCCAAATCGGGTATATCAAGCTGTGCCGCGGGATGTTCGATATAGTAGTTATATTGAAAATTTTGAAGAGCACTTTAGTAGGTGGAGGCTTTGTACACTGCGTGATGCCTTTGCGCGAAACCATGGTGGATCTTGGGCAGATGTCCGCATGAAGCTCGGAGAGCGTGTTGAAAGCGAGTTGACGCGATTCGTTTTGGATAATTCGGAACGGGTGGTCCAGCCGGCCCTGATTCGGGAAAAGGATGTAAATGCGGATGCAAGGGAAGCATTGTCTGCATCGCGTGATAATCCAGGTGAGGTATTTTGCAGTGTTCGCGACGGCAAAGAGGATTTCTTTTTTCTGGCTGGAAAACAGCTTTTATTTTACAAAAACAAGGTTCGTTTGGTCAGCGGGGAAAGGACTAGTGCTCTTGCGGCTTCTAATATATGGGATGATCTTCTTTCGAATAACGTTCATCAAGAGGGTTTTGTGTCGTTTCCGAAAGGGAAGAAGCCGGAGGCGCTCCTTGAGCGCGTTCTTTCGTTCTCGTCAAATCCCGGCGACCTCGTCCTAGACTCCTTCGCCGGCTCCGGCACTACCGGTGCGGTCGCGCACAAGATGGGGCGGCGCTGGATCATGGTCGAGTTGGGCGAGCACTGCCACACCCATATCGTGCCGCGCTTGCGTAAGGTGATCGACGGCGACGATCCCGGGGGTGTCAGCGCAGCCACCGGCTGGAAGGGCGGCGGCGGTTTCCGTTACTACCGGCTGGCTCCGTCGCTGTTGTGCGAGGATGCCTTCGGCAACCGGGTCATCAATCCCGAGTATCGCCCGGAAATGCTCGCCGAGGCGGTGTGCAAGCTGATGGGCTACACCTATGCGCCCAGCGAGCAGCATTATTGGCAGCACGGCCGGGCGTCTGAGCAGGACTTCCTCTACGTCACCACTGCCTCGCTCAGCCACGCGCAGTTGCGCGCGCTCAGCGAAGAGGTGGGGCTCGAGCGCACCCTGCTGGTTTGCTGCAAGGCCTTCCGTGCCACCGCCGATGCGTTCGACAACCTGACCATCCAGAAAATCCCGCAGACGGTGCTGGACCGCTGCGAGTGGGGCCGCGACGACTATTCCCTGCGCATTGCCGATCTGCAACCCATGCCGGAGCAAGAGGTGGTGCCGCCGCGGGCTCGCGGTAGACGCGCTGCATCGCCTAGTGCGGTTGGCCACTCCGATCTATTTGGAGATGACGACGCATGA
- a CDS encoding DEAD/DEAH box helicase family protein encodes MNRDVRQLCARMSLRQPQARSLEILAEVLERVELGKDADIAVQLDAIQAAFPHVEDFEREFASLCFALATGVGKTRLMGAFIAYLYLTRRSRHFFVLAPNLTIYEKLKVDFDPASPKYVFKGVQQLALHPPLLITGENYETGIGVRAESLAPETTTPQLFAASTSLQINIFNISKINADVKGADRTGKPPRIKRLQEYIGESYFAYLAGLDDLVVLMDEAHRYRASAGARAIGELRPLLGLELTATPKTIGARPQPFRNVIYGYGLGEALADGLVKEPAVATRKDFDPSSVPADELERIKLEDGIRYHEYVKVELETYARQAGVARVKPFVLVVAQDTAHASRVRQLMESDGFFEGRYRGRVIEVHSALRGEESDEATQRLLAVERDETTEVVVHVNKLKEGWDVSNLYTIVPLRASASEILTEQTLGRGLRLPYGKRTGVAAVDRLTIVAHDRFREIIDRAGAPDAVIRERVYIGSGGDVPEQAPQAAQAQPLSYSVLTGDSSRLGSTYFASEIAEEAAEYRISSPADQEIARETLRVVQRYERLPSLAQLNTEDVRAKVAAEVAAVLQPRQAPLALDSGTEGFDDRVARVVERVTRAVVELTIEIPNVVLIPTRDVSFGFGDFDLEHLSRIAYPAVSEELVVQQLRDHARELIGWSKREGRELRLEDYIVAKLIERDEIDYDAHAGLLYKLSEQIVAHLRSYLPEEAAVENVLIYYRRQLAEFVWAQMERQLWETPTDYVPRITRGFSLLRPLAFSIPAGQTPRLFRQPLVRGENIRSLVFSGFRKCCYDLQRFQSAEGEQRLAIVLEDDRDVRRWMKPGPGQFQIEWKHGRAYEPDFVVETDSEKLILEPKARGDVGDPDVQAKALAAARWCAHATEHAQSNGGKPWRYALIPHDAMEGGATARGLADRYQVSAAQE; translated from the coding sequence ATGAACCGGGACGTCCGCCAGCTCTGCGCCCGCATGAGCCTGCGCCAACCCCAGGCACGTTCGCTGGAGATCCTGGCCGAGGTCCTGGAGCGGGTCGAATTGGGCAAGGATGCCGACATAGCGGTTCAGCTTGACGCAATCCAAGCCGCCTTCCCGCACGTGGAGGATTTCGAGCGCGAGTTCGCCTCGCTGTGCTTCGCGCTGGCCACGGGTGTCGGCAAGACCCGCCTGATGGGCGCCTTCATCGCCTACCTGTATCTCACCAGGCGCAGCCGTCACTTCTTCGTGCTCGCTCCCAACCTGACGATCTACGAGAAGCTGAAGGTGGATTTCGATCCGGCAAGCCCGAAGTACGTGTTCAAGGGCGTACAGCAGCTGGCGCTGCATCCTCCACTGCTGATCACCGGAGAGAACTATGAAACCGGCATCGGCGTGCGTGCGGAAAGTCTTGCGCCGGAAACGACCACGCCACAGCTGTTCGCCGCGTCGACATCGCTGCAGATCAATATCTTCAACATCTCCAAGATCAACGCCGACGTAAAGGGCGCCGATCGCACTGGCAAGCCGCCGCGCATCAAGCGCCTGCAGGAATATATTGGCGAGAGCTACTTCGCCTACCTGGCCGGGCTGGACGATCTGGTGGTGCTAATGGATGAGGCACACCGCTACCGCGCCAGTGCGGGGGCACGCGCGATCGGCGAGCTGCGCCCGTTGCTGGGCCTGGAGTTGACCGCCACGCCAAAGACCATCGGTGCGCGTCCGCAGCCGTTCCGCAATGTGATCTACGGCTATGGATTGGGCGAAGCCTTGGCCGACGGATTGGTGAAAGAGCCGGCCGTCGCAACCCGAAAAGATTTCGATCCTTCGTCGGTCCCGGCCGATGAGCTGGAGCGGATCAAGCTGGAAGACGGCATTCGCTACCACGAGTACGTGAAGGTGGAACTGGAGACCTATGCCCGCCAAGCCGGCGTGGCGCGGGTCAAACCGTTCGTGTTGGTGGTCGCGCAGGACACCGCCCATGCTTCGCGCGTAAGGCAGCTGATGGAGTCCGACGGTTTCTTCGAGGGACGCTATCGCGGGCGGGTGATCGAGGTGCATTCGGCGCTGCGGGGCGAGGAATCCGATGAGGCTACGCAGCGCTTGTTGGCCGTGGAGCGCGACGAGACGACGGAAGTGGTCGTCCACGTCAACAAGCTCAAGGAGGGCTGGGATGTCAGCAACCTCTACACGATCGTGCCGCTGCGTGCTTCGGCTTCCGAGATACTGACCGAGCAGACACTCGGCCGCGGCTTGCGCTTGCCGTATGGCAAGCGCACCGGCGTTGCGGCAGTGGATCGCCTGACCATCGTGGCGCACGATCGCTTCCGCGAGATCATCGATCGGGCTGGTGCGCCGGACGCGGTGATTCGCGAGCGCGTCTACATCGGCAGCGGCGGGGACGTCCCTGAGCAAGCGCCGCAGGCAGCGCAAGCGCAGCCGCTGAGCTACAGCGTGCTGACTGGGGATTCGTCGCGGTTGGGTAGCACCTACTTTGCGTCGGAAATTGCAGAGGAAGCGGCCGAATATAGGATCAGCTCGCCGGCCGATCAGGAAATCGCTCGCGAGACGCTTCGCGTGGTCCAGCGCTATGAGCGCTTGCCTTCGTTGGCCCAACTGAACACCGAAGATGTACGCGCCAAGGTCGCCGCCGAGGTGGCTGCCGTGCTGCAGCCGCGGCAGGCGCCACTTGCGCTCGATTCCGGGACCGAAGGCTTCGACGATCGGGTGGCGCGTGTGGTGGAGCGCGTCACCAGGGCGGTCGTTGAGCTGACCATCGAGATTCCCAATGTCGTGTTGATCCCGACGCGCGATGTGTCGTTCGGATTCGGTGACTTCGACCTTGAGCACCTGTCGCGGATTGCCTATCCGGCCGTCTCCGAGGAGCTGGTGGTGCAGCAACTGCGCGATCATGCACGCGAGCTGATCGGATGGAGCAAGCGCGAAGGCCGCGAGTTGCGTCTCGAAGACTATATTGTCGCCAAGCTCATCGAGCGCGACGAGATCGACTACGACGCCCATGCCGGACTGCTTTACAAACTCTCCGAGCAGATCGTGGCGCACCTGCGCAGCTATCTACCAGAAGAGGCAGCCGTCGAGAATGTGCTGATCTACTATCGGCGCCAATTGGCCGAGTTCGTTTGGGCGCAGATGGAACGGCAACTGTGGGAGACGCCGACCGACTATGTGCCGCGCATCACCCGCGGTTTCAGTCTTTTGCGGCCGCTGGCTTTTAGTATACCCGCCGGGCAGACCCCAAGGCTGTTTCGTCAGCCGCTCGTCCGTGGCGAGAACATTCGGTCCTTGGTGTTTTCCGGATTCCGGAAGTGTTGCTACGACCTGCAGCGGTTCCAGTCGGCCGAGGGAGAGCAGCGGCTGGCGATCGTGCTCGAGGATGATCGCGACGTGCGGCGCTGGATGAAGCCAGGCCCAGGCCAGTTTCAGATCGAATGGAAGCATGGTCGCGCCTACGAGCCGGATTTCGTCGTGGAAACCGATTCCGAGAAGTTGATCCTGGAGCCGAAGGCCCGCGGTGACGTTGGCGATCCGGACGTCCAGGCGAAGGCGCTTGCGGCAGCGCGATGGTGCGCTCATGCCACGGAACATGCCCAGTCGAACGGTGGGAAGCCTTGGCGATACGCTCTGATTCCTCACGATGCCATGGAGGGTGGAGCAACGGCGAGGGGGCTTGCAGATAGGTACCAGGTGAGCGCCGCGCAAGAGTAA